From the genome of Papaver somniferum cultivar HN1 unplaced genomic scaffold, ASM357369v1 unplaced-scaffold_10, whole genome shotgun sequence:
agctcaacttgccaaacaaaaacatgctacatgttttccacgaaaacactcgagaatcaacacatgtcacaaactgggggatgctcattgggtattggtttggcggtttacagcgtgcggcgacactacgcccgttataagaaagtgtcataaggatgaggcggttagtaaacacagggagtaatggtgaaacgctttctattatggaacatcaattccaggcgttaccggttaccacctcctcccatttactcatccgttttccatttcttacgagaccagagtacgtttcacttcgacttgtataaataggtcttacctatttccaccgaacaacaagttcaggtcaggaggatacaacactcagaaaatatttgctagctttccatctgtttgcttcccactttctgatacaagtcgtgaaacaactacttttccagaatcaactattctggtctcaacactctctcgcttcccttcccaaaaccaacccttctccttcaatttgtgaccgaagtaagtctttaacgaccatttcttggtttagatcggatttgtacagattgatctctcgaatctaaagtactcccttgcagtatattgtttagggtttaaactcgtttctcacccacacatccgaaattatcaaaatcaacagaaatcgttttcaccctcaaacagaaggTTAGTCTCAGAGATTGGGTTTCCCTTTGAGAAGGTAAAAACCATTGTGCATCGATCCCTTTCTAGATCACTTGCGACTTCCCCATTGCTCATCCTGTTGTTGTTGCGAATTCCACCAAGGGTTGCTGCAATGCAATGGTTTTTATATAGGAGAAAATAGATCTCTAAAGCTCTTTATAGCATGAACATAAACAGAAAGAAATCTAGATTGATTGAATATAGTAATTAGCAATAAAAGCATTTTTCATTAAATTAATTATACAGGTCTTGTTCATCCGTATCCAGTAAAATGTCTGAGTCATCGTCCCATAATATACTTAAGTTGGCGCGCGACTATTTTTAAAAAGCATTGACAATAAAATACTTAAGTCGGTAAGGGTTGTATTTTTGAATCCCAATCTGCATCAGCGTGTACACTGACCATTAATATTGTGGGAATTGCTTAGAGAGCATACTTGTAAACAAATCATAATTTAATTAGTCAATATATATTCTACTTATTAATCATTGCTAAGTTTACATATAGAAGTTCATGAATAGACGAATCATTGCTATTATTATTCCTTTAAGTGCACCAGTATCTTTAGCATTAAATCTATCTTTCCAAATATGGTTCTACGGTTCTACCTAAAAATCGATGAGCTTATTGCAGTTTTGCATTATCAAGCATGAAAATGCACTTCATTTACCTTTTGACTCATGCAATTCCAATCCAGATCATCATATATGCAATACATATCAACAGTGGACCAAGGGAAGACAGAGGACATGGACGGCCAAGGAGGTGGTTGTAGGCCCCCTTGAAGCTTTTGGTATATCCCCATACTAAGGATAGTTACATACCAGAAGACATGCGTTCTCGAGACTGGTGCTACAGAAAACACATTTATTTATGAATGTAAAGAGAAACTGCCATGAACGAATACCAATCCATGACTGGAGTAGTGGATAGAATATCAACACTTGGTTGATTTTCATTTGGCAGTGGAATAAATGAGGGAATGTGAGGACGACTAGTGGGTGTTACTGGGCTGATTTGTCAGTTGGCAGAGGAAGAACTGAGGTAAGGAGACGGGAACTATGCTACATGAATCAGGGACGGGCCTAACAAGGGGTAAATGTTGTATTCAACTGGGATGCCATTTTCCGTTGATGCCTTTTCTATACACCTTTTAACTTTAATCTTGTACCTTTTCATGTCCATTTCTCATGGTTTTCTCTGTAAATTCTTTGTAGTTAGTAACTTGATCTCTCTGCAATaacatctcttttcttttcttcctatcaacaaaaaaaaaagctcaAAACAAtaattttcgaaaaaaaaaaacacaaaacaaaaggTCCTGACTATCGTTTAAGAttacggaaaatggatcatttgtccaaatatttttataccatggttcaaatgaacgagtaaaaattagtatgggtgaaatggacaccaaaaaaataaccaggatgaaactggattcatcttgacttaaacttaaaaaatagcaagaatgaaactggatgcatcctgatataaattaaaaataagaaagagtatttgaaaatgggtaggatgaaattgtttacatcctggttatttttacatttttgtccatttaaacagtatcaaaatctaaatgtctttttcacccaggagttgttgattttggtctttttaaccaattttgtgttaagaTTACAGGTTTAAGTCCAGACCGGAGATTGTtggcactacgggaaaaatcatcattgacgacacaagataagagttgcagtacccctacgacaactccgtttcatgcattgtggaacgggggtattgtagaaagtccaagtttttctacaatggatgacaagtgttgtaaagggtgatgtgattcatggttcgacaatagtttgtcaatgttgtgattctctttcgattttttttgataacctaacacaactcttgcttgtattgtagaacaatcgtggacaacataagtagcatatcgtagaaacatatacaacaacaattaccagtattatgaataatatttgcacaacacttgtatgaattgtcgaactatcttggacaacacaaacttatgttgtaaagtaaATGAAAACCTTTTCACAATATCTGGCTTGTATAGTTGAAAACTGAAAGACAACATCTATTAATATTGTGTATACTAGTGTCACTACACTTGCTAGAGTTGTAGAACATTCTGTCACAACCTTTGTCTTGTGTAGTCATAATATCTAACACAAAATCCCTAGAGGTTGTAATATTTGAAGTAACGACATTTGttagaagttgtgtgcataaaactattttgaaaaaaaaaagatcatagcTGAAATGGAATTTcagaaaataattcactttcacaTTAACCTACCAGTGTAAtacatttacattcattcaagttaacctgcCAGTGTTAAACACACATTCAAAAAATGGCAGTGATATAGATGTTTGGTTTCAAACCTCAGAAACCTCTCCTCAAATACATGTCCATCAGAAGTTTCAAGACTATCCCTCTCACTTCATGTTTAATTGAATCAAAATACCTAATCAGATttttgcattaaaacaataagaccCTTGGAATCACTCTCATCAGAGCTATCATCACTGGGCTCTTCTTTCTTTTTGGCTGCAGGTGCAGGGATTTCTTTGCTACGACAGCCTCGGCAGGGCTTTCTTTGATGCCCAGATGTAGCAGCGTTTGTCCTCCGGGGAAAGCGCTGGTTCTGGGGAAAGTTTTTCAAGTTTTCTGCAAAAGGAACATAGGAGAATGATCTTAGTGAAACGCCAAATCAAATGACACCATATTTTCACTATCTCGAGGACAGACCAATACAATTATAGTTCTGATCTTTCCAAGTTAACTAGTAGattaaccctaataaatctagAATCTGTTATTGGATAGACTTTAAATCAATGACCcagacaaaataaagataaacatcACTACAAATAAGAAAAACTAGATACATAAATGTAAGGAAAGCATAACAGACCTGAAGAGCGCGGCAAACATTATCAAACTCAGGATCAAATTAGGCTTCTCCTTCACAGTGACAAGCTCAAGGAAAATGCGACAAGATTGGTCTTCAGGGTTGATTATAGGAAACGCAAGAGATCCACGAACTTCATGATCAATCGCTCCAGCTAAAAATTAGAACAAGACAAGCCACACCCATTAAAGGATTGAAccaaataaacaaatatattccaccagtTTGAACTATCTTAATAAACAACAAAAATTCAACAATTTACAATGTAATTATTCACCAAATACACTAGATTATTTTCAGTGTTGCTAATCGCCAAATATATTCTCACAATGCATTCACATAGAACTAGAAAACAGGTCAGTGACCACTTCCTTCAGCTCTTACAAGTTTATGTCGGCATGTAGGTAATACATTCACGTAGATTTCACAAGTGGTGGATTGTTTCTTACCATTCCCATCGAACCCGGCTCTTAGAAATGTTTGACAAAGCAATCACCATTCATGTACTGTTATTGCTTAAACTTACTTGTCTTAATCAAAATGTTATTGCACAAGTTACCATGAACCTAAGCTCCAACAACTTCAGTTTCAGCCTCTGGTACTGTTTCCTCAGCAGGCCTATCCACCTTCACACCAACATCCTCAGAGTAGTCAACATGaacctagaaaataaaacaaTCACCGCATACACATCATCTTTGCTTTGCAACCTTCACAGAGAGTTCAGAGTGAGAACTGAAGTTTTAAAACTTCAGGTGCTTCCGTAAACTTCTATTTTACTGGATACTTTCAAATATTATTCAAAAGCTCTTTACAAGTTACGAGGCCGTCTATTCTTTCACAACTTTCACAATTTTTCTAAACTTCCATATAATATATATGTGCTAAAAAAGTTCGTCGTACGGAAACTTAAACAACCACTCCCAAATACCATAAATCACGTAAAGATTTAAGTTAAAGCATCTTCTAAGAAAGCATAAAACAAGAGTGAGATATACCTCCATCAACTTTCCAAGATCAAACTTTAGAGCCAAGATCTTGACCTTCCTAATAAACACATTCTACATATAGATAAATGCTTGATGTAGCCTTCTCAATCTCCTTTCCAATCATTTCATGAATTTTGCCACCAACTCTTAAGATCACACGAAGGGCCTGGTTTACCATGACTTCAACCATCTTGCGACGAATCTAACAAAACAAAGTACAGATGTTACCTATTTACACAAATGaataacatgaaaaatataagaaaacattgaaattgaaatatatAAACTCACCTGTCGGATCTGGCTAGATTGAGCATTACAGGTTCTCTTGACTTGTTTCTCTCTCCTCTTGGTGAATCCAATACAGAACATCCTCAGGTATCTGCAAATGGTATCTgcaaaaaattaaaatagaaaaagaCTCAATTTTCTGAAATGCGTGGGAGGCTCAATTTTAAGGACTCCGAAATGGCTATAAATTTTAAATGGACATCTATATTGAGTCTACTTACTTATCCATCAGCAAACAACTCCAACATTCTATACTTGAGTCTACTTACTTATCTATCAATCTGGACCAGTAATTCCATCAGGAAACCCGGAAAATTCTCGACTTCAGTGGTAGTCATCAACTGTCCACAGGACACCCCCAACTTGATACCCTTCAAACACAACAGGTTTCAAATTGGCACGAGCTGCATAAATCCCAGCAGTATATCCAGCTGTGACCAGAACCTATAATCACCAATTTTCCACACCCCCATATGTATCTGTACACCAAAACACACAACACTTTAACTTATCTCcaaaaattcaaattcaattcGAATTCAGAGATCAAAACAATTAAATAAAAGCACAGTGTTGAGATTACCAGGAGAGACAGAGATGCTTCTTCTTGTACAGATGCTGCTGCAGAAACTCTGAGCGGAGGAAGAGTAATAAAGGAACGTTGGTGAGTTCGAAATTGATTGAGTCCAACATGTTTTCTCTCCTACTGAAAAGATGATGTTAGGAGTGGGATGAAGAGATGAACATCTCAATCAGCaaacaaacccatcttttaaaTCCTCCATTTTCATCTCTCCATCTTACTTACATCTCTTGCATCTTCTTCGTCTTGATCCATAACCTTGTGCTTTCGTGCTTATCACCCGCTCTCATCTCAAACCTATGATAATCACCATGCCTCTGCTAAGCTCAATTTCTTCTCGGATTCAATAGAAAACCATAAATCTGAACCATTCTCTTTTTTCATCTCCAACAATTTTTTTCTAACAGATTCGAAAAATTGAAGCTTTAAACATGCAAGAACACCTCTTACTGAACCTAATTAACCCTTGATTCTGATTTGATGAAGCATAACCTTCACCTGATTTTTGTTAGAGACGAAGAATTCTGATTTTGAATCCAGTTATAGTACTTATTATATATAAGCTTAATCACTGCATCCAGAAGAAGATTTACAGAAACATAAAAGTTGGTTCACCTGGTTTGGATCTCAGACCTTCCCACAAACAGTAGATACAATATCATCCCCCAAAAAGGCGTCCAAACGGCCTGCAATCCAACCAGACTCCATAAGCAAGATAGACTTAAACTAAAGATAAACAAAGAAATGAAGAaaatatctcctacttctttgaAGTTTCCCTGAAAAATGTTACACATCACCTCCTACTTCTTTGAGAGAGATTTTGATGAATCGAGAACTTCTAGAGATGGAAGAATTGAGTTATGtgatgaagatttgaaggaaaCTTAGTTAGGGCCGCCGTTGATTGTTACCGAGTAAATTTGGTTTTGTGTAACTTGAATCAGTGATGGGGTTGATTAGAATTTGGTTCAGATCTGGATTTGATGAGCTGCTACTATTGACTGTTGCGGATGAGAGAAAGGGGGTTAAAGAGAGAGATTggagaggaagatgatgaagaagaggggtcgAGAGAAGAGCAGCGGTGGTGATGGAGCGCCGCGTCATCTGTGGAGTAGAGGTGTTCTTCAGCGGTGGTGATTGAGAGAAAAACAGATAGGAATTGGGTTCGAGTGGTTGAAGGAGGGTTATGCttcggaaaaaaaagaaagaagaaaagagtgaatccgaatgaaaatggtggacggttgagattgtatttgagatgctcatatggattagaaaagatcttgacggtttgagattgtatttaggatgctcatgcg
Proteins encoded in this window:
- the LOC113326400 gene encoding 40S ribosomal protein S3a-like, whose amino-acid sequence is MDQDEEDARDVLVTAGYTAGIYAARANLKPVVFEGYLRMFCIGFTKRREKQVKRTCNAQSSQIRQIRRKMVEVMVNQALRVILRVGGKIHEMIGKEIEKATSSIYLYVHVDYSEDVGVKVDRPAEETVPEAETEVVGA